One Halioglobus japonicus DNA segment encodes these proteins:
- a CDS encoding dihydrodipicolinate reductase encodes MTYKVVQWATGNLGRPAIEGIVSHPELELAGVWVHSDSKVGQDAGALADRPDLVTGVKATNDIDALIGLAPDCILYSPLVPIESEILAFLQAGINVVTPLGWFYPRDLKTAAIDAACEQGQSTLHGTGIHPGGVTEKWPLVMSSFSRDVTYVSCEEYSDCRTYGAPDVLHDIMLFGRTPEDAANSPMLQLLGSGFGQSVHMIADAMGFTLDGPLRASHDFALATAPIDTPMGAIQPDHVAAQRFRWEGLRNGEPVVKAEVNWYMGTDNIETDWFEADKIAASGECFAMRVEGDPPVYIQTHGVHPTRDMDWSEVHRRNPGMVATAMHCVNSIPFVCRAEPGIKTYLDLPLIHGKAKVVD; translated from the coding sequence ATGACGTATAAAGTGGTGCAGTGGGCAACCGGCAATCTCGGCAGGCCCGCCATTGAGGGCATTGTGTCCCACCCGGAACTGGAACTGGCGGGGGTATGGGTGCACAGCGACAGCAAGGTTGGCCAGGATGCTGGCGCGCTGGCTGATCGCCCCGACCTGGTGACCGGCGTTAAAGCCACCAACGATATCGATGCCCTGATCGGGCTTGCGCCAGACTGTATTCTCTACAGCCCGCTGGTCCCCATCGAAAGCGAGATCCTCGCGTTTCTCCAGGCGGGTATTAACGTGGTGACGCCACTGGGCTGGTTTTATCCCCGCGACCTGAAAACAGCCGCCATCGACGCCGCCTGTGAGCAGGGCCAGAGCACGCTACATGGCACTGGCATTCACCCCGGCGGCGTGACTGAAAAATGGCCGCTGGTGATGTCCTCGTTCTCACGCGATGTGACCTATGTCAGCTGCGAAGAGTATTCAGACTGTCGCACCTACGGCGCACCCGATGTGCTACACGACATTATGCTGTTCGGCAGAACACCCGAGGACGCCGCCAACAGTCCCATGTTGCAATTGCTGGGCTCAGGCTTCGGCCAGTCAGTGCACATGATCGCAGACGCCATGGGCTTTACTCTGGATGGCCCACTGCGCGCCAGTCACGATTTCGCCCTCGCCACCGCCCCCATCGACACTCCCATGGGTGCGATACAGCCTGACCACGTGGCCGCCCAGCGCTTTCGCTGGGAGGGCCTGCGCAACGGCGAGCCGGTGGTGAAGGCTGAGGTGAACTGGTACATGGGCACCGACAATATCGAAACCGATTGGTTTGAGGCGGACAAAATCGCAGCCAGCGGTGAGTGCTTTGCTATGCGGGTAGAGGGTGATCCGCCAGTGTACATACAGACGCACGGCGTACACCCCACCCGGGACATGGACTGGAGCGAAGTCCACCGGCGCAACCCCGGCATGGTGGCCACGGCCATGCACTGTGTGAACAGCATCCCCTTCGTATGCCGCGCCGAACCCGGGATCAAGACCTACCTGGACCTCCCCCTCATCCACGGTAAAGCCAAAGTGGTGGACTGA
- a CDS encoding serine hydrolase domain-containing protein, producing MQRRSGVLSLVAGWVVLFSLMGCSGKTLDPGVPAAQENPGEVENLSWWSRAAMDAYLRQDVWRGNRAGYVLMFARDGVPIHANAYGWADIASERPMMLTTPMRFASMTKPVIAVAAMQLVEQGRMDLDDPVAKYIPAFADSQVAVSQARNAQGDFDTRPAQPVLVRHLLMFASGIGPGRDEETELWQHWQANSPREEGAGTLQGRISAMASLPLFEEPGTRWRYGWSADALAAVVEVVSGQRIDAYLQANVFEPLGMGHTRYLVNMADRSGLATVYRHDASGELIDFGSTIDADFPEGGSGLVSTAGDYLRFALMLWNDGTYQGVQVLQPDTLAQIQALHVPGGVMANEGIEGIGWGLGFAVVADDEASVTPDRTGDFWWAGYFGTHFFVSPETGLVGVFLSQTEPSPGNEVPFALYVAQAIAFAGL from the coding sequence ATGCAACGACGTTCAGGTGTTCTGTCCTTAGTGGCGGGTTGGGTGGTTCTGTTTTCTCTTATGGGGTGTAGTGGCAAAACCCTGGATCCCGGGGTGCCAGCGGCGCAGGAGAATCCAGGTGAGGTCGAGAACCTCAGCTGGTGGAGCCGGGCCGCCATGGATGCCTATCTGCGCCAGGATGTCTGGCGCGGCAACCGCGCCGGCTATGTGCTGATGTTTGCCCGCGACGGTGTGCCAATTCACGCCAATGCCTACGGCTGGGCCGATATCGCCAGCGAACGGCCGATGATGCTCACCACCCCTATGCGCTTCGCCTCGATGACCAAGCCCGTGATCGCCGTGGCCGCTATGCAGCTGGTCGAGCAGGGGCGCATGGATCTGGATGATCCTGTCGCAAAATATATACCTGCTTTTGCTGACAGTCAGGTCGCGGTAAGTCAGGCCCGCAATGCACAGGGTGACTTTGATACCCGGCCTGCTCAGCCGGTGCTGGTCCGCCACCTGTTGATGTTTGCTTCGGGTATCGGCCCCGGGCGGGATGAAGAAACCGAACTCTGGCAACACTGGCAGGCCAACAGCCCCCGCGAAGAGGGCGCCGGCACATTGCAGGGACGCATTTCGGCCATGGCCTCATTGCCCTTGTTTGAAGAGCCGGGCACCCGTTGGCGCTATGGCTGGTCGGCGGATGCCCTGGCCGCGGTCGTGGAGGTTGTATCCGGGCAGCGTATCGATGCCTATTTACAGGCAAATGTGTTTGAACCACTGGGCATGGGGCACACGCGCTACCTGGTCAATATGGCGGATCGCAGTGGCCTGGCCACTGTGTATCGTCACGATGCCTCGGGAGAACTGATCGATTTTGGTTCTACCATTGATGCTGATTTCCCCGAGGGCGGCAGCGGGTTGGTGTCTACGGCAGGGGACTATCTGCGGTTCGCCCTGATGCTGTGGAATGATGGCACTTACCAGGGCGTGCAGGTGCTGCAGCCCGACACGCTCGCACAGATACAGGCCCTGCATGTCCCTGGTGGGGTGATGGCTAATGAGGGAATTGAAGGCATTGGCTGGGGCCTGGGGTTTGCGGTGGTGGCTGATGACGAAGCGAGCGTGACACCCGATCGCACGGGTGACTTCTGGTGGGCGGGGTACTTCGGTACCCATTTCTTCGTCAGCCCGGAAACCGGGCTGGTGGGGGTATTCCTGTCCCAGACCGAGCCCTCCCCCGGCAACGAAGTTCCCTTTGCCCTGTACGTGGCTCAGGCTATTGCCTTTGCCGGGCTCTGA
- a CDS encoding acyl-CoA thioesterase, which yields MKQQDENVQRKHIDLPESFIFSTEYEVLYSDVNSANHLGADRVLPIAMEAQLRFIKRLGYTDAMAFEDAGLIMAHSEVQYLSEAKYGEKLLIELTPSNLGRKSFNLVYRIQNLTQDRELARVVTTLLFFDYQASCVIEVPETFRDRIAKVQASNRC from the coding sequence ATGAAGCAACAGGACGAAAACGTACAGCGGAAGCACATCGATCTTCCCGAAAGCTTTATTTTCTCGACCGAGTACGAGGTTCTCTACTCGGATGTGAACTCCGCCAATCACCTCGGTGCAGATCGAGTGCTCCCCATCGCCATGGAGGCCCAACTGCGCTTTATCAAGCGCCTGGGCTACACAGACGCCATGGCGTTCGAAGATGCAGGGCTGATCATGGCGCACTCTGAAGTACAGTATTTGTCGGAAGCCAAGTACGGAGAGAAATTGCTGATTGAACTCACACCCAGCAACCTGGGCCGAAAGAGTTTTAATCTGGTGTATCGTATCCAGAATCTGACTCAGGACCGCGAGCTGGCCCGGGTAGTCACAACACTACTTTTCTTTGATTATCAGGCCAGCTGCGTCATCGAGGTACCCGAAACCTTCAGAGATCGGATAGCGAAGGTTCAGGCCTCGAATCGCTGTTAA
- the dbpA gene encoding ATP-dependent RNA helicase DbpA — MNSSFSELPLPPAQLENLEQIGYREMTPIQAASLPLTLAGQDLIAQAKTGSGKTASFALPLLCKLNPRDFGAQALVLCPTRELATQVATEIRRLARYQANIKVVTLCGGQSIGPQIGSLEHGGHIIVGTPGRIKDHLRKQTLDLSRVNTLVLDEADRMLEMGFAEDIGDIISTTPTSRQTLLFSATYPDDIRRLSHRYQSDDVQMIKVAPQAEDQQIEQLFYICQPAARREALLQIIAQHQPDRAVVFCNTKASVREVTQALSDAHDDALALHGDLDQRERDQVLVQFKHNSVRLLVATDVAARGLDIDDLPAVINYDLPRETEQYVHRIGRTGRAGKSGLALSLFTDKERYRLDAIGQYLDREVEFEAVETLRPTAASLPPPTFVTLAIAGGRKNKVRPGDILGALTREGGIEGNAVGKIDVLEHVAYVAIERSQSKLALKQLSNGKIKGRKFKVRKLSLNRNRDQRG, encoded by the coding sequence ATGAACAGCTCCTTCTCAGAGCTACCGCTACCACCTGCCCAGTTGGAGAATCTCGAGCAAATCGGCTATCGCGAGATGACGCCGATCCAGGCTGCTTCACTTCCGCTCACCCTGGCGGGCCAGGATTTGATCGCCCAGGCCAAAACCGGCAGCGGTAAAACCGCCTCTTTTGCCCTGCCACTGCTCTGCAAGCTGAACCCCCGGGATTTTGGCGCACAAGCCCTGGTGCTGTGCCCAACCCGTGAACTGGCCACCCAGGTTGCAACAGAGATCAGGCGACTGGCGCGCTATCAGGCCAATATCAAGGTGGTCACCCTGTGTGGCGGCCAGTCCATCGGCCCACAAATTGGCTCACTTGAACACGGTGGCCACATAATCGTGGGCACTCCCGGGCGAATTAAAGATCACCTGCGTAAACAGACATTGGACCTATCCCGCGTCAACACACTGGTACTGGATGAGGCGGACAGGATGCTCGAGATGGGCTTTGCAGAGGACATCGGCGACATCATCAGCACCACACCAACATCGCGGCAAACCCTGCTATTCTCTGCCACCTACCCGGACGATATCAGGCGATTGAGCCACCGCTACCAGTCAGACGACGTCCAGATGATAAAGGTGGCGCCTCAGGCCGAGGACCAGCAGATCGAGCAACTGTTCTACATCTGCCAGCCTGCCGCCAGGCGAGAGGCCCTACTGCAGATTATTGCCCAACACCAGCCCGACAGGGCAGTGGTGTTCTGCAACACCAAAGCGAGCGTGCGGGAAGTAACCCAAGCTCTCAGCGACGCCCACGATGACGCCCTGGCCCTGCACGGCGACCTCGATCAACGCGAACGCGACCAGGTGCTGGTGCAATTCAAGCACAACAGCGTGCGCCTGCTGGTGGCGACGGACGTAGCTGCCCGCGGCCTGGACATCGACGACCTCCCCGCAGTGATCAACTACGACCTCCCCAGGGAAACCGAGCAATACGTGCACCGCATCGGCCGTACCGGCAGAGCAGGCAAGTCCGGCCTGGCCCTGAGCCTGTTCACAGACAAAGAGCGCTATCGCCTGGATGCGATCGGCCAATACCTTGATCGCGAAGTGGAATTCGAAGCCGTCGAGACGCTGCGCCCCACAGCGGCCAGTCTGCCACCGCCCACCTTCGTGACCCTGGCCATTGCCGGCGGACGCAAAAATAAGGTACGTCCGGGAGACATACTCGGTGCGTTGACCCGAGAAGGCGGTATCGAAGGGAATGCAGTGGGCAAAATAGACGTGCTGGAGCACGTGGCTTATGTCGCCATCGAGCGGTCGCAGTCCAAGCTCGCCCTGAAGCAGTTGTCCAACGGCAAGATCAAGGGCCGCAAATTCAAAGTGC